In a single window of the Bacteroidota bacterium genome:
- a CDS encoding L,D-transpeptidase family protein, translating to MKKIKRIAKYFSLSVLAVLLAAAAYYFFPEKKLPEGAVIDRLVVFKSTHEMRAYQGNQLLKTYTVAIGRNTRGDKQEEGDKRTPEGRYTINDRNPNSSHYKNLGISYPNAADRAAARKQGKSPGGDVKIHGLKNGRGYIGKFHRWMDWTAGCIAVTNEEMQELYVAVKTGAVIEIYP from the coding sequence GTGAAAAAGATAAAACGTATTGCAAAGTATTTTTCACTCAGCGTACTTGCTGTGTTGCTTGCTGCTGCGGCGTATTACTTTTTCCCCGAAAAGAAATTACCCGAAGGCGCTGTAATCGACAGGCTGGTGGTCTTTAAATCCACGCATGAAATGCGTGCGTATCAGGGCAACCAGCTGCTCAAAACCTACACCGTAGCCATTGGCCGAAACACCCGTGGCGACAAACAGGAAGAAGGCGACAAGCGCACGCCCGAAGGCCGCTACACCATAAACGACCGCAACCCCAACAGTTCGCACTATAAAAACCTCGGCATCTCTTACCCCAACGCCGCAGACCGTGCCGCAGCCCGCAAACAAGGCAAATCGCCCGGTGGCGATGTGAAAATACACGGACTTAAAAACGGACGTGGTTACATTGGTAAATTTCACCGCTGGATGGACTGGACAGCTGGCTGCATTGCGGTTACGAATGAAGAAATGCAGGAGTTGTATGTGGCGGTGAAAACGGGGGCGGTGATTGAGATTTATCCGTAA